ACACTCGTTTGCTTGCCCGAGCCGAATACTGCTCCGTGAGGAAATTGCATTAATATGCCGCTTGTATTGTAATCACCTTTGAAGAGTGGAGAAGGATTTATCTGATAAGGCAGATAGATTTCTCCTTTATGTGAAAAATCGGGTGGAAAGTAAAACAGCTGTTTGGACAAATTCGGAGAAGAAGTGTCCTTGAACTTTGAAGGCGGGAACAAATCAGGCGTGGCATATTGAAACAAATCAGGTGTAGCATGTTGAAACAATGTACCTTCCGGTTGTTTTAGCAAATCATTACGAATAATGCGGGTACTGTCAATCCCTTCCTGTGCAGAGAGCAACTGCGGAATGGAAGACAGCAGAAGGAGCAAACCCAGGAAAATTGGAAACCGTGAAATGCTAATCTTTTGTTTCATACGCATTTGTCCTCTCCTTATAGTTTAGTAAATTCTTCTACCCACAAAAATAACGAAAGGAGAGTGGAATAACAAATAGTAAACAGCATTTCCTTCCAACGACAAGTTTTTTTAACTTGATGAACCTTGGAATAACCAAAGAAGTCCTCGGATAAATCCTTTATTTTCATTAAATTCGTCTTTCTTTCAAGCAATATTCACCAGGCTGTTGTTATTTATAGATAAGAGTATCAATTATTTAAACCAAAAAGAAAAATGAAGAAAAATTTGGCGGGAGTTGTATTATTGTTGGTTGCTGCCTCTTTAGGGAGCATACAGCAGGTAGAGGCGTGTACACGTGCAGTGTATATCGGTCCGGAGCAAATGGTGGTAACTGGTCGTACGATGGACTGGAAAGAAGACTTACACTCGAATCTCTATGTATTTCCACGTGGCATTCAGCGCACGGGACACAATAAGGAGAAAACGTTGAACTGGACGTCCAAGTATGGAAGTGTCATTGCAACAGGCTATGATATAGGAACTTGTGACGGAATGAATGAGAAAGGTCTGGTAGCAAGTCTGCTATTCCTGCCGGAAACGATTTATTCACTGCCGGGGGATACCCGTCCGGCGATGGGAATAAGTATTTGGACGCAGTATGTGCTTGATAATTTCGCGACAGTGCGTGAAGCTGTGGACGAACTGAAAAAGGAAACCTTCCGTATCGATGCTCCCCGTCTGCCGAATGGTTCGGAATCGACTCTGCACCTCGCTATTACCGATGAAACAGGAAATACTGCCATATTGGAATATTTGGACGGAAAACTAAGCATCCATGAAGGAAAAGAATACCAGGTGATGACAAACTCTCCCCGCTACGAATATCAGTTAGCTATCAATGACTACTGGAAAGAGGTGGGCGGCCTGCAAATGCTTCCGGGTACAAACCGTTCAAGCGACCGCTTTGTACGTGCTTCTTTCTATATTCATGCCATTCCACAAACCTCGGATGCTAAAATCGCCATCCCGAGTGTATTGAGTGTAATGCGCAATGTCTCCGTCCCGTTCGGAATCTCTACTCCCGATAAACCTCATATTTCTTCTACCCGTTGGCGTACCGTCTCCGACCAAAAGAATAAGGTCTATTATTTTGAATCGACTTTAACTCCGAATTTGTTTTGGCTGGATTTGAAGAAGATTGATTTCAGCCCGAAAGCTAGTATAAAGAAGCTGTCTTTGGCAAATGGTGAGATTTATGCAGGTGACGCTGTGAAGGATTTGAAAGACAGCAAATCGTTTACTTTCCTTTTTCAGACTCCGGTGATGTGAATATAACGTCAGTTCGATATAAGGGTTATCTGTAAAATAAAAAAGAACGGTGGACAAGTGCTTGAATGCAAGCCTGTCCATCGTTCTTCTTTTATTCTTTCTATTGGCTGTATATTATATTTTTAGAGTCTTGCATATTCCTTGTGGAACTCAACCACCGCTTCGATACCTTTGCGGAAAATATCCAGTGAAAAGTTCTCGTTCGGCGAATGAATAGCATCCGATTCAAGTCCGAATCCCATCAATACGGTTTTGATTCCCAACACTTGTTCAAAAGTGGAAATGATAGGAATACTGCCACCGCGACGCACTGCCAACGGTTTCTTTCCGAAAGCAATTTCGAAACCTTTCTCTGCCGCCTGATAAGCAGGAAGAGAGATCGGACAGACATATCCCTGTCCGCCATGCATTGGAGTTACTTTCACCTGCACCGTGTCGGGAGCAATACCAAGAATATAATCAGCAAACATCTGAGAAATCTTATGATGGTCCTGATGCGGAACCAACCGGCAGGAAACTTTGGCGTAAGCTTTTGACGGAAGTACGGTCTTCGAACCTTCTCCCGTATATCCGCCCCATATACCGCACACGTCAAAAGACGGACGGCAACTGTTGCGTTCCAGCGTGCTGTATCCTTTCTCCCCGAACACTTCCTTTACTCCGATAGCCTCTTTATATTTCTTTTCATCGAAAGGAATATGCGCAATCATTTCCCGTTCGGCTTGCGGAACTTCTTCCACGTCGTCATAGAATCCGGGAACGGTAATCCGTCCGTTGGCATCCGTCACTTTGCTGATAATCTGGCAAAGCGTGTTGATGGGATTAGCTACCGCACCGCCGAAATGTCCGGAATGTAAGTCCCGGTTCGGTCCGGTGACTTCTATCTCCCAGTAAGCCAGTCCGCGCAGTCCCGTAGTCAGCGAAGGAAGCTCTGCACCCAGCATACTCGTGTCCGAGACGAGGATTACGTCTGCTTTCAACAGTTCTTTGTGTTCTTCGCAGAAGGATTCCAAACTCGGAGAACCGATTTCCTCTTCTCCTTCGAAGATGAACTTCACATTATTCTTTAATAACTCGTTTTTAAGCAGATACTCGAACGCCTTTACCTGAATGAAAGATTGTCCTTTGTCATCATCCGCTCCACGCGCCCAGATATGTCCGTCCCGTATTTCCGGTTCGAACGGCTGGCTTTTCCAAAGTTCCAGTGGTTCGGCGGGCATTACGTCGTAGTGGGCGTAGACCAGCACGGTTTTGGCATCCGGGTCTACTATTTTTTGGGCGAAGACAATCGGGTTGCCTTTAGAGGGCATCACCAGTGCTTCGTCTGCTCCGGCTTCTGTTAACAGTTGCGCCCAACGTTCGGCACACGCCAGCATATCGTCGTGATGTTCCGGCAGTGCGCTGATACTTGGAATACGGATGAGGCTGAACAAGTCTTCCATTATTTTTGGCTCGTTCGCGGCAATATATTTCTTGATTTCGTTCATAACTTAAATAAGAATTAAAGCTGCGTGGTTTTATCCAGCAGATAATAATCGAGTATGGTCATGGCTGCCATTGCTTCCACGATAGGCACGGCACGTGGCAGTACACAGGCGTCGTGGCGTCCGCGGGCTTTCAATGTGGTGTCTACTCCGTCGATGTTGACCGTTTCCTGCTCCATCAATATGGTGGCGATAGGTTTGAAGACAACACGGAAATAAATATCCTGTCCGTTGCTCAGACCGCCCTGGATGCCACCGGAGTGGTTGGTATGCGTTTCAATGCGTCCGTTGTTATTGTAGAAAACGTCGTTCTGTTCGGAACCTTTCATTTTCAATCCCTTGAATCCTTCGCCATATTCGAATGCTTTGGCGGCATTGATACTTAGCATGGCATTGCCCAGGGCAGCATGAAGTTTGCCGAAAACGGGTTGTCCCAGTCCGATGGGGCATCCTTTGATGACACAGGTCAGCGTGCCGCCGATAGTGTCGCCTTCCCCTTTCACCTTATAGATAAGGTCTGCCATTTCCTTCGCCTTTTCCGGGTCGGGACAGCGTACGTCGTTGCTTTCTATCAAGTCGAGGTCATAATCAGAATACGTACCTTCCAGTTTGATGGCGCCTACCTGCGATGTATAAGCGGTGATGCTGACTCCCAACTGGCGAAGCGCCAACTTAGCCAAAGCACCGGCTACAACGCGCGAAATCGTTTCGCGTGCCGAAGAACGTCCGCCACCGCGGTGGTCACGGATGCCATACTTCACGGTGTAAGTATAGTCAGCATGTGAAGGACGATATACATTTTTCAGATTATTGTAGTCACTAGAGTGCTGATTCTCGTTCCATACGATAAAACCGATAGGGCATCCGGTGGATTTGCCTTCGAAGATACCGGAAAGGAACTCAACTTTATCAGCTTCTTTACGTGGTGTGGTAAGGATAGATTGTCCCGGACGGCGGCGATTCAGTTCTTGTTGTACAAATTCTTCGTCGATGGTAATTCCTGCAGGAAATCCGTCAATCACTCCCCCAACTCCTTTTCCATGAGACTCACCGAAACTGGTGAGCCGAAAGATGTTGCCAAATGAATTAAACATAGTTGTGGCTTTTTTAAAATTACTGTATGCAAATATAACAAAGTTTTCGATAAGATTGTTGTGAACTCAAAATATCTTCAAAAAAGGAAGCATATTGAACTTTTTTTCTCCTTTTTAGTTTATAATTGACGATTATTTAATAACTAAACTAACAATGTATGAAAAAGAATCTATTGTATTTATGGGCATTGGTATGCTCCGTCGCTTTCTTTGCAGCTTGTAGCAGTGATGATGATAATGATATGAATGGTACTAATCCTCCGGAAGAGGAAGCGGTCGTTACGGCTCCGGATGTGGTAGGGACGTATTGGGGGAATCTGGATATATCCATGAAACCGGATGACTCCGACCAGGAAACGGTGATTGGCAATGGAATAGCCAAGTTTATAACTATTTCCCAAGTCAGCGACACGGAAGTGAAAATGGAATTGAAAGAGTTTGAACTGTTCCTGAATGGAACTATCATGAAGTTCGGTGATATCGTAATAGACAAATGTACGGTAAAAAAAGAGACGGACGCCTCGACTTTCACCGGTCAGCAGGATTTAACCTTTTCGGGAGTTGCCGCCGTTCTCGGTACTTGTGATACCACAGTGGAAGGCACGGTGGAAGGTGAAAACCTCACTATGAATATTAATGTGAAAGTGGGCACATTGCAACAGACCGTGAAAGTGACCTATTCCGGAGTGAGGCAGGTAGAGGAATCCTGATAGACCTTAAAATGCATATCCGAAACCTACATTCAAATAGATGGGATACATGGAGAAAGTAATTGTATGGAAATCATTTTTAAAGATGTTGTTCAGTCCCCAGGTGAGATCTGCATATACATTCAGATGTTTGAAAGCTCTCCATCCTGCTCCTACCTGCAATCCCCACTGGAAATGCCGCAGGTCGTCCGAGAAATCATAGGTTGCTATCTTTCCGTCAGTAAATTCCACTTTGGGACCGGTAGGGTCATCTTCTCGCAGATACCCTTCATATACATTCCCCGAGAATTCTCTTGAAAGTATATAAGAGAAATAGGGACCTGCCTTTATATTCCACCGGCCCGTCAATTTATAAGTAGCCATCAAAGGAATCGTCAGTCCTGCGGTGTGTACTTTGGTTTTTACTCCGCCCGTCCATACACCGCTGATTCTTTCACCTCCTTGTCCGAGAATCTCCATATTGTAGTTCTTTACAGTAGCTTCGGTCGTCATGGCCTTGTTTTCGAGACGTAGCCCTACGATGATGCCCAGTTTGTTCTGGACGGCTATCCATTTGGTGACTTCGCCGCCGATTGTAATGGCAAGCATCGGATTATAGCCGTCTATCGAACGGATTTCCACAGGCAGAGGAAGTGGAGCGGTGCCACCGATACTGATTCCTGCTTTTACTTCATATTCCAGTCCGCGTAAGGCGGAGCGGATAAGTGTTTCGTTCCTGTCCACTTGTGAATAGCTGGGCAGGGACATTCCTATACAGGCAAGTAAACTGAATATATATGGGTAAATTCTCATCTTTGTAACTATTATAAAATTAATTTTCCGAGTGATAGATTAGTTCGACTTCATCAATCAATAGAGTGCTTCCGATTGCTCCGTTGAAATAAGCGCCTTCCAGGCTTGATGTGAATACGATGGCAACATTATATTTGCCATCTTTCAACTTCTCCTTATCGATAAACTTGCCGGGAAGCGTAGTGAACGGCAGTTTGAAATATGTCCATTCGTCTGTTTCTTCGGCATTGTCAATGCGTGCTATCGAAACTAGGTTGGGACTGGTGAATGCATTGCTGCCGTCCAGCGTAGGAACAGACTCGGTCGTCTCGTACATGATGGCGTATATATCGCATATGTCACGTTTGCCTTCGACAGTACTTCCTCCTTCCGTGAATTTATCCCCCGCCTTGTATTTATAATAACCTGCCAGGTAAGTCGGCACATACCGGAAAGGCAGTCCGAATTTCGTAGCTTGAAGCGGGTTACTCATGGCATTGCCCACATCGAAAGAACCGATGAACAGGTTTCCTGCCGCGATTGGCATTCCCATCAACTGCCCGAAGAATCCCGTGCTGCGTGTCACCAAAGAAAGGCATTTTCCCTCTTTGCCGTCCGTAATCTGGAAAGTGGGGTAGTCATCGGCTGTTTTAGGTACTCCGGTTAGGGCGTAACCCGCGTTTCCGCTAGCCCATTCCATCACTACCTTGTCGCCCTCACGTTCCACAAAGATGTAGTACTTCTTTCCGCCTAAAGTATCTTCGAAATGATAATTAGTGGCAAGCTCTGTATCTATGACGGACACCGTATAAGTCTTTTTCCAGACACCGTCGGCGGCTGTGACGATGTATTTCTGCGGAGAGTTAAAGTCGCGTACGGTTCCGCTTTGCGGACTGATAGTTGCCCCCGGAGTCAGGGTGAACTCCGGTGCAAGTGCCGAAACGTCCGTTCCCGGTCCGACAAATAGAGTGACAGAATTATTATTGATGATGGGGTGTGTAGTCATTACTACTCCCGGCAGTTTGCAACTTAGTATATCAGCCTCTGCATTGGGAGCTTCGTCGCGAATACAAGAAGACGAAATAATAACCAATAGCAAATAGAAAATCACGTGTTTTGCTTTCATTTTTCTCTTATTCTTGCTTAAAACTTTGGTTTCTCGAAGAATTAATAACAAAATGAGACTTTATTTGTTCACTAAGATGTGCAGGATAGAAAAGAATTTTCTATTTTTGTGGGAACAAAACTTAAAAAGCGCATGACTCAATCTGAAAGACAGCAAATTATAGAGCTGATAAAAAAAGAAGTGATTCCGGCTATTGGTTGCACGGAACCCATTGCTGTGGCACTTTGTGTAGCCAAAGCGGCAGAAACATTAGGTGAGAAACCCGAAAAGATAGAGGTATTATTGAGTGCCAATATACTGAAAAATGCCATGGGGGTAGGAATTCCCGGCACGGGCATGGTGGGTCTTCCTATCGCTGTTGCCTTGGGCGCGTCAATCGGCAAATCAGAATATCAGTTGGAAGTCTTGAGAGACTGCACACCCGAAGCCGTAGCACAAGGCGAACAGTTTATCGCAGAAAAACGAATCTGTATCTCTTTAAAGGAAGATATTGAGGAAAAGCTATATATCGAAGTGATTTGCAAGACCGGCGATAAAACTGCCAAAGCTGTCATTGCTGGCGGTCACACTACCTTTATATATATAGCCAAAGACGAAAAAGTGCTGCTCGACAAACAGCATACTGCCAGTGCAAAGGAAGAAGGTGCTTCTCTCGAACTGAACCTGCGTAAAGTTTATGACTTCGCCCTGACAGCTCCTCTTGATGAAATCCGTTTCATCCTCGACACTGCCCGCTTGAACAAAGCTGCCGCCGAACAAGCTTTCAAAGGCAACTACGGACATTCTTTAGGAAAAATGCTTCGTGGCACTTATGAACATAAGGTGATGGGCGACAGTGTATTTTCGCATATCCTTTCTTATACTTCAGCCGCTTGTGACGCCCGAATGGCAGGAGCCATGATTCCGGTCATGAGTAACTCCGGCAGCGGTAATCAAGGTATATCCGCTACCTTACCCGTCGTAGTCTTTGCCGAAGAAAACAATAAGAGCGAAGAAGAACTTATCCGTGCCTTAATGTTGAGCCATCTTACGGTCATCTATATCAAACAAAGCTTGGGACGCCTGTCCGCCTTGTGTGGTTGTGTAGTAGCTGCCACAGGCTCAAGTTGCGGAATTACCTGGCTGATGGGTGGAAGCTACGACCAGGTAGCCTTTGCCGTTCAAAACATGATTGCCAATCTGACGGGAATGATTTGCGATGGCGCGAAACCGAGTTGTGCCCTAAAAGTGACCACCGGAGTTTCAACAGCCGTATTGTCAGCCATGATGGCTATGGAAAACCGTTGTGTGACTTCCGTAGAAGGAATTATTGATGAAGACGTAGACCAAAGTATCCGCAACCTGACAAGAATCGGCTCGCAAGCCATGAACGAAACGGATAAAATGGTGCTCGATATTATGACGCACAAAGGATGCTGAAATAAGAACTGACTGATAAAGAAACAGGTAAATAAAAAATGGATAATGAGCTTTCCGGCTTCATTATCCATTTTATTTTTATTAGCTGCTGTTATCAACAGCCCTATTTCTTAATTAGTGGCAGTGTCCACCTTCGCAACCGCAATCGTCGCCGCATTCGTGGTCACCGCAGCCACCACCGCAACTGTCGCATCCGCAACCGCATCCACCTTCACCGCTCATCATTTTCACCAACTCCTGGATTTCTTCGTTGGTAGCAGGACGGCTTTCAATCACTTCACCTTCAAAGATAAGGTCGGCACCTGCCAACGGGTGGTTGAGGTCAACTACTACCACGTCCGGTTTGATTTCCACTACGGTTGCGTTCACGCGCTGACCGTCACCGGTCATCAAAGGTACGATATTTCCTTCTTTGATACGTTCGCTGTCGAACTTACCGTCAATCTCGAAAATGTTTTTAGGAAGGTCAATCACGTGTTGTTCGTCATATTGACCGTATGCTTTATCTGCTGTGATGGTAAACTCAAATTTATCACCTTTAGAAAGAGCAGTCACTTGATTCTCGAAGTCTTCGAGTGTTGTTCCTAATCCTGAAATGAATTGAAAAGGATGTTCTGCTTTTGCTTCTTCGAACAACTCTTTTTCACCATCTTCCATTGTATATAGTTTGTATGCAACGGTAATGTACTTGTTTTCTACTGTTTCCATCTGATATTTTATATTTCTAAATTAATAAATTCCTGCAAACGGGCTGACAAAGATACGAATAATTTGCTTGCGCGCGGACATAGGGAATGTAAATTTCAGATTATTAAGTGCTTTTGTTAGAAAGCTTCTTTGAGACGCATACTTGTATAATAGTTGTAAATCCAACCTTTAAGTAATAAAATAGAGAAATAATACCACTATTATCTTACAATTATTAGCTTTTAAGTGATTTTTTTCTTCGATTTGTTTGGAGATAATAAAAAAGCCCTTACCTTTGCAGCACAAAAATAAAGAAAAAGAAGATATGAATATGTTACATACATCTATTAACCTAGCAGTCCTGCATATTATTCGCGTCGTGGTGGTGCCATCAAGAGCGTGAGAAAGGTTTTTGTGTTGTATGTGTTCGTACCATAAAAGATAAAATTTAGAGCCTTTCTCGCTGATGTGAGAGAGGCTCTTTTATTAAAAGACAGATTGAAATGAAAAAGCAATTACGCAGTTCGTTTAGTACACAAGGCCGTCGGATGGCGGGAGCCCGTGCGTTATGGGCAGCCAACGGCATGAAGAAAGAACAGATGGGCAAGCCCATTATCGCTATCGTCAATTCGTTCACGCAGTTTGTGCCGGGACATGTGCACTTGCATGAAATCGGCCAGTTGGTGAAAGCTGAGATTGAAAAGCTGGGATGCTTTGCTGCGGAATTCAATACAATCGCCATCGACGATGGCATCGCCATGGGACACGATGGAATGCTTTACTCGCTCCCTTCGCGTGACATCATTGCCGACAGCGTAGAATACATGGTCAATGCACATAAGGCGGATGCGATGGTGTGTATCAGCAACTGCGATAAAATCACTCCGGGAATGTTGATGGCGTCTATGCGCCTGAATATCCCTACCGTATTCGTATCGGGCGGCCCGATGGAAGCGGGAGAGTGGAACGGCCAGCACCTCGACTTAATCGACGCCATGATTAAATCTGCCGACCAAAGCGTAAGTGACGAAGAAGTGGCCAATATCGAGCAGAACGCCTGTCCTACCTGTGGATGTTGCTCCGGCATGTTTACTGCCAACTCCATGAACTGCCTGAACGAAGCTATCGGATTGGCTCTTCCCGGAAACGGAACGATCGTGGCTACGCACGAAAACCGCACGCAACTCTTCAAAGACGCTGCCAAGCTGATTGTGGAAAATGCAATGAAATATTATAATGAGGGAGATGAAAGCGTACTCCCCCGCAGCATCGCTACCCGCGAAGCCTTCCTGAACGCAATGACACTCGATATCGCGATGGGCGGTTCCACTAATACGGTGCTCCACCTGTTGGCTGTTGCCCACGAAGCGGAAGTGGATTTCAAGATGGATGACATCGACATGCTTTCCCGCAAAGCTCCCTGTCTCT
This portion of the Bacteroides acidifaciens genome encodes:
- a CDS encoding linear amide C-N hydrolase — encoded protein: MKKNLAGVVLLLVAASLGSIQQVEACTRAVYIGPEQMVVTGRTMDWKEDLHSNLYVFPRGIQRTGHNKEKTLNWTSKYGSVIATGYDIGTCDGMNEKGLVASLLFLPETIYSLPGDTRPAMGISIWTQYVLDNFATVREAVDELKKETFRIDAPRLPNGSESTLHLAITDETGNTAILEYLDGKLSIHEGKEYQVMTNSPRYEYQLAINDYWKEVGGLQMLPGTNRSSDRFVRASFYIHAIPQTSDAKIAIPSVLSVMRNVSVPFGISTPDKPHISSTRWRTVSDQKNKVYYFESTLTPNLFWLDLKKIDFSPKASIKKLSLANGEIYAGDAVKDLKDSKSFTFLFQTPVM
- a CDS encoding dipeptidase; translation: MNEIKKYIAANEPKIMEDLFSLIRIPSISALPEHHDDMLACAERWAQLLTEAGADEALVMPSKGNPIVFAQKIVDPDAKTVLVYAHYDVMPAEPLELWKSQPFEPEIRDGHIWARGADDDKGQSFIQVKAFEYLLKNELLKNNVKFIFEGEEEIGSPSLESFCEEHKELLKADVILVSDTSMLGAELPSLTTGLRGLAYWEIEVTGPNRDLHSGHFGGAVANPINTLCQIISKVTDANGRITVPGFYDDVEEVPQAEREMIAHIPFDEKKYKEAIGVKEVFGEKGYSTLERNSCRPSFDVCGIWGGYTGEGSKTVLPSKAYAKVSCRLVPHQDHHKISQMFADYILGIAPDTVQVKVTPMHGGQGYVCPISLPAYQAAEKGFEIAFGKKPLAVRRGGSIPIISTFEQVLGIKTVLMGFGLESDAIHSPNENFSLDIFRKGIEAVVEFHKEYARL
- the aroC gene encoding chorismate synthase; its protein translation is MFNSFGNIFRLTSFGESHGKGVGGVIDGFPAGITIDEEFVQQELNRRRPGQSILTTPRKEADKVEFLSGIFEGKSTGCPIGFIVWNENQHSSDYNNLKNVYRPSHADYTYTVKYGIRDHRGGGRSSARETISRVVAGALAKLALRQLGVSITAYTSQVGAIKLEGTYSDYDLDLIESNDVRCPDPEKAKEMADLIYKVKGEGDTIGGTLTCVIKGCPIGLGQPVFGKLHAALGNAMLSINAAKAFEYGEGFKGLKMKGSEQNDVFYNNNGRIETHTNHSGGIQGGLSNGQDIYFRVVFKPIATILMEQETVNIDGVDTTLKARGRHDACVLPRAVPIVEAMAAMTILDYYLLDKTTQL
- a CDS encoding calycin-like domain-containing protein, whose amino-acid sequence is MKKNLLYLWALVCSVAFFAACSSDDDNDMNGTNPPEEEAVVTAPDVVGTYWGNLDISMKPDDSDQETVIGNGIAKFITISQVSDTEVKMELKEFELFLNGTIMKFGDIVIDKCTVKKETDASTFTGQQDLTFSGVAAVLGTCDTTVEGTVEGENLTMNINVKVGTLQQTVKVTYSGVRQVEES
- a CDS encoding porin family protein produces the protein MRIYPYIFSLLACIGMSLPSYSQVDRNETLIRSALRGLEYEVKAGISIGGTAPLPLPVEIRSIDGYNPMLAITIGGEVTKWIAVQNKLGIIVGLRLENKAMTTEATVKNYNMEILGQGGERISGVWTGGVKTKVHTAGLTIPLMATYKLTGRWNIKAGPYFSYILSREFSGNVYEGYLREDDPTGPKVEFTDGKIATYDFSDDLRHFQWGLQVGAGWRAFKHLNVYADLTWGLNNIFKNDFHTITFSMYPIYLNVGFGYAF
- a CDS encoding PCMD domain-containing protein, with amino-acid sequence MKAKHVIFYLLLVIISSSCIRDEAPNAEADILSCKLPGVVMTTHPIINNNSVTLFVGPGTDVSALAPEFTLTPGATISPQSGTVRDFNSPQKYIVTAADGVWKKTYTVSVIDTELATNYHFEDTLGGKKYYIFVEREGDKVVMEWASGNAGYALTGVPKTADDYPTFQITDGKEGKCLSLVTRSTGFFGQLMGMPIAAGNLFIGSFDVGNAMSNPLQATKFGLPFRYVPTYLAGYYKYKAGDKFTEGGSTVEGKRDICDIYAIMYETTESVPTLDGSNAFTSPNLVSIARIDNAEETDEWTYFKLPFTTLPGKFIDKEKLKDGKYNVAIVFTSSLEGAYFNGAIGSTLLIDEVELIYHSEN
- a CDS encoding serine dehydratase subunit alpha family protein, encoding MTQSERQQIIELIKKEVIPAIGCTEPIAVALCVAKAAETLGEKPEKIEVLLSANILKNAMGVGIPGTGMVGLPIAVALGASIGKSEYQLEVLRDCTPEAVAQGEQFIAEKRICISLKEDIEEKLYIEVICKTGDKTAKAVIAGGHTTFIYIAKDEKVLLDKQHTASAKEEGASLELNLRKVYDFALTAPLDEIRFILDTARLNKAAAEQAFKGNYGHSLGKMLRGTYEHKVMGDSVFSHILSYTSAACDARMAGAMIPVMSNSGSGNQGISATLPVVVFAEENNKSEEELIRALMLSHLTVIYIKQSLGRLSALCGCVVAATGSSCGITWLMGGSYDQVAFAVQNMIANLTGMICDGAKPSCALKVTTGVSTAVLSAMMAMENRCVTSVEGIIDEDVDQSIRNLTRIGSQAMNETDKMVLDIMTHKGC
- a CDS encoding peptidylprolyl isomerase, producing METVENKYITVAYKLYTMEDGEKELFEEAKAEHPFQFISGLGTTLEDFENQVTALSKGDKFEFTITADKAYGQYDEQHVIDLPKNIFEIDGKFDSERIKEGNIVPLMTGDGQRVNATVVEIKPDVVVVDLNHPLAGADLIFEGEVIESRPATNEEIQELVKMMSGEGGCGCGCDSCGGGCGDHECGDDCGCEGGHCH
- the ilvD gene encoding dihydroxy-acid dehydratase yields the protein MKKQLRSSFSTQGRRMAGARALWAANGMKKEQMGKPIIAIVNSFTQFVPGHVHLHEIGQLVKAEIEKLGCFAAEFNTIAIDDGIAMGHDGMLYSLPSRDIIADSVEYMVNAHKADAMVCISNCDKITPGMLMASMRLNIPTVFVSGGPMEAGEWNGQHLDLIDAMIKSADQSVSDEEVANIEQNACPTCGCCSGMFTANSMNCLNEAIGLALPGNGTIVATHENRTQLFKDAAKLIVENAMKYYNEGDESVLPRSIATREAFLNAMTLDIAMGGSTNTVLHLLAVAHEAEVDFKMDDIDMLSRKAPCLCKVAPNTQKYHIQDVNRAGGIIAIMDELAKAGLIDTSVRRVDGMSLAEAINEYSITSPNVSEKAIKKYSSAAASKFNLVLGSQGMYYKELDKDRTAGCIRDLEHAYSKDGGLAVLKGNIAQDGCVVKTAGVDESIWRFIGPAKVFDSQEAACEGILGGRVVSGDVVVITHEGPKGGPGMQEMLYPTSYIKSRHLGKECALITDGRFSGGTSGLSIGHISPEAAAGGNIGKIVDGDIIEIDIPARTINVRLTDEELAARPMTPVTRDRYVPKSLKAYASMVSSADKGAVRIID